In Pseudomonas saudiphocaensis, one DNA window encodes the following:
- a CDS encoding DUF6901 family protein translates to MAIEYRITLDDEHSFSYRIEMDRGYDREVAVQAPKWTRLEHQRCVNCPLSRDEFSHCPAAVDLHRVIEDFQGLPAVQKARVWVRTPEREYNKMVGLDEGLRALLGVIMATSACPVLRTLRPMAQQHLPFASNHEFVLRAVSLYLARQYFNLREGRHADWELRGLVRSFQQLQLVNQAFWQRIHDTCHGDSNLKAFLTFFSMASSLTYSLETQLQKIRPLVMSAGEGVEVA, encoded by the coding sequence ATGGCCATCGAATATCGCATCACTCTGGATGATGAGCACAGTTTCAGTTACCGCATCGAAATGGATCGCGGGTATGACAGGGAAGTAGCTGTCCAGGCGCCAAAATGGACGCGTCTCGAGCATCAGCGTTGCGTTAACTGCCCGCTGAGCCGGGACGAGTTCAGCCACTGCCCGGCGGCGGTGGATTTGCATCGCGTGATCGAAGACTTTCAGGGTCTGCCAGCCGTGCAGAAGGCGCGAGTCTGGGTGCGCACGCCGGAGCGTGAGTACAACAAGATGGTCGGGCTGGACGAGGGCTTACGTGCGTTGCTGGGCGTGATCATGGCGACCAGCGCCTGCCCGGTTCTGCGAACACTCCGGCCGATGGCACAGCAGCACCTGCCTTTTGCCAGCAATCACGAGTTTGTACTGCGAGCCGTTTCCCTTTATCTGGCCAGGCAGTATTTCAACCTGCGCGAAGGGCGGCATGCCGACTGGGAGTTGCGTGGGTTGGTGCGCTCGTTCCAACAGCTACAATTGGTCAATCAGGCTTTCTGGCAGCGTATTCATGACACCTGTCACGGCGACTCCAACCTGAAAGCCTTTCTTACCTTCTTTTCCATGGCATCGAGCCTGACCTACTCCCTGGAAACCCAGTTGCAGAAGATCAGGCCTTTGGTCATGTCTGCCGGAGAGGGTGTCGAAGTCGCCTGA
- a CDS encoding universal stress protein yields MNYHHILVATDLNDECHPLVARAQALATASNAKLALVHVIEPMAMAFGGDVPMDLSMLQQQQFDQARERIASFADRYPGLTPEQQHLAYGQPRQEIHRLAKENDCDLIVVGSHGRHGLALLLGSTANDVLHGAPCDVLAVRLKKAE; encoded by the coding sequence CGAGTGCCATCCGCTCGTCGCGCGGGCCCAGGCTCTGGCGACCGCGAGCAACGCCAAGCTGGCGCTGGTGCATGTCATCGAACCGATGGCCATGGCGTTCGGTGGCGATGTTCCGATGGATTTGTCCATGCTCCAGCAACAGCAGTTCGACCAGGCTCGCGAGCGTATCGCAAGCTTTGCCGACCGCTACCCTGGCCTGACTCCGGAGCAGCAGCACCTGGCTTACGGGCAGCCTCGACAGGAGATCCACCGCCTGGCCAAGGAAAATGACTGTGACCTGATCGTGGTAGGCAGCCATGGCCGTCATGGTCTGGCACTGCTGCTGGGTTCAACCGCCAATGACGTCCTTCACGGCGCCCCATGCGATGTGCTCGCCGTGCGCCTGAAAAAGGCCGAGTGA